One region of Aeromicrobium sp. Sec7.5 genomic DNA includes:
- the arc gene encoding proteasome ATPase → MPDDDARPTNDSHGAASAAAEAELAYLRTEIDHLRRRLSGDVSADSRLREIEAKLAATSAQNERLTSTLREARDQIVTLKEEVDRLAQPPTGFGTFLQLNDDESVDVFTGGRKMRVNVSPAVDRESLRRGQEVILNEAMNVVLALEFEQTGEVVLLKEIMADGERALVLGNADEERVVRIAASLADVRLRAGDSLLLDSRSGHVYERVPKSEVEELVLEEVPDVDYASIGGLGNQVEIIQDAVELPYLHPEVFVEHELKPPKGILLYGPPGCGKTMIAKAVAASLARKVSERTGEEGRSFFLNIKGPELLNKYVGETERHIRLIFQRAREKASEGTPVIVFFDEMDSLFRTRGSGVSSDVENTIVPQLLSEIDGVEGLGNVLVIGASNREDMIDPAILRPGRLDVKIKIERPDAEAARDIFSKYLTSRLPLHADDLAEFGGDRDACVAGMIQRTVERMYTETEENQFLEVTYANGDKEVLYFKDFNSGAMIQNIVDRAKKMAIKDLLSAQQHGIRVQHLLQACVDEFKENEDLPNTTNPDDWARISGKKGERIVFIRTLVSGKSGGEPGRSIDTVANTGQYL, encoded by the coding sequence ATGCCCGATGACGATGCACGTCCCACGAACGACTCGCACGGTGCCGCTTCGGCGGCTGCCGAGGCGGAGCTGGCCTACCTGCGCACGGAGATCGACCACCTGCGTCGGCGCCTGAGCGGCGACGTCTCCGCCGATTCGCGCCTGCGGGAGATCGAGGCGAAGCTCGCCGCCACCTCGGCGCAGAACGAGCGGCTCACCAGCACCCTGCGCGAGGCTCGCGACCAGATCGTGACGCTCAAGGAGGAGGTCGACCGGCTCGCGCAGCCGCCGACCGGCTTCGGCACGTTCCTCCAGCTCAACGACGACGAGTCGGTCGACGTCTTCACGGGCGGTCGCAAGATGCGCGTCAACGTGAGCCCCGCGGTCGACCGTGAGTCCCTGCGCCGTGGCCAGGAGGTCATCCTCAACGAGGCCATGAACGTCGTGCTGGCCCTGGAGTTCGAGCAGACCGGCGAGGTCGTGCTGCTCAAGGAGATCATGGCCGACGGCGAGCGCGCGCTCGTGCTCGGCAACGCCGACGAGGAGCGCGTCGTGCGCATCGCGGCCAGCCTGGCCGACGTCCGGCTTCGCGCCGGTGACTCGCTGCTGCTCGACAGCCGCTCGGGCCACGTCTACGAGCGCGTCCCGAAGAGCGAGGTCGAGGAGCTCGTCCTGGAGGAGGTGCCCGACGTCGACTACGCCTCGATCGGCGGGCTCGGCAACCAGGTCGAGATCATCCAGGACGCCGTCGAGCTGCCGTACCTGCATCCCGAGGTGTTCGTCGAGCACGAGCTGAAGCCGCCGAAGGGCATCCTGCTGTACGGCCCTCCGGGCTGCGGCAAGACCATGATCGCCAAGGCCGTCGCGGCCTCGCTGGCGCGCAAGGTCTCGGAGCGCACCGGCGAGGAGGGCCGCAGCTTCTTCCTGAACATCAAGGGCCCGGAGCTGCTCAACAAGTACGTCGGCGAGACCGAGCGGCACATCCGCCTGATCTTCCAGCGGGCCCGTGAGAAGGCCAGCGAGGGCACGCCGGTCATCGTCTTCTTCGACGAGATGGACTCGCTGTTCCGCACCCGCGGATCCGGCGTCTCCAGCGACGTCGAGAACACCATCGTGCCGCAGCTGCTGAGCGAGATCGACGGTGTCGAGGGGCTCGGGAACGTGCTCGTCATCGGTGCCTCGAACCGCGAGGACATGATCGACCCGGCGATCCTGCGTCCGGGCCGGCTCGACGTCAAGATCAAGATCGAGCGCCCCGACGCGGAGGCCGCCCGCGACATCTTCAGCAAGTACCTGACGTCGCGTCTGCCGCTGCACGCCGACGACCTCGCCGAGTTCGGCGGCGACCGCGACGCGTGCGTCGCCGGGATGATCCAGCGCACCGTCGAGCGGATGTACACCGAGACCGAGGAGAACCAGTTCCTCGAGGTCACGTACGCCAACGGCGACAAGGAGGTCCTGTACTTCAAGGACTTCAACTCCGGCGCGATGATCCAGAACATCGTCGACCGTGCCAAGAAGATGGCCATCAAGGACCTCCTGTCGGCGCAGCAGCACGGCATCCGCGTCCAGCACCTCCTGCAGGCGTGCGTCGACGAGTTCAAGGAGAACGAGGACCTGCCCAACACGACCAACCCCGACGACTGGGCGCGCATCTCCGGCAAGAAGGGTGAGCGCATCGTGTTCATCCGCACGCTGGTGTCGGGCAAGTCCGGCGGGGAGCCGGGGCGCTCGATCGACACCGTCGCCAACACGGGGCAGTACCTGTAG
- a CDS encoding GNAT family N-acetyltransferase — translation MALDITVASYGGDDAKLLTAEVQAEYGRRYGGDGDISPIEPAQFDAPDGRFVIGYLDGEPAASGGWRRGGPRGTTDAEIKRMYVRPQFARQGHARAVLAELERSAREAGITRLVLETGLAQPEAIALYTSSGYEAIEPFGFYAAYDDSAHYGKIL, via the coding sequence GTGGCGCTGGACATCACGGTCGCCTCGTACGGGGGCGACGACGCGAAGCTGCTGACGGCCGAGGTGCAGGCCGAGTACGGCCGACGGTACGGGGGAGACGGCGACATCTCGCCGATCGAGCCGGCACAGTTCGACGCGCCCGACGGCCGGTTCGTCATCGGGTACCTCGACGGCGAGCCGGCGGCGTCCGGCGGGTGGCGGCGTGGAGGGCCCCGTGGCACGACCGACGCCGAGATCAAGCGCATGTACGTACGCCCCCAGTTCGCCCGGCAGGGCCACGCCAGGGCCGTGCTCGCCGAGCTGGAGCGCTCGGCCCGCGAGGCCGGCATCACGCGCCTGGTGCTCGAGACCGGACTCGCGCAGCCGGAGGCGATCGCGCTCTACACCTCCAGCGGTTACGAGGCGATCGAGCCGTTCGGCTTCTACGCCGCCTACGACGACTCCGCCCACTACGGGAAGATCCTCTGA
- the dop gene encoding depupylase/deamidase Dop — MTVRRVQGSEVEYGIAVQGQPHANPMVTSTHVVNAYAAAHDLTRRARWDFEEESPLRDARGFDLSRGDADPSQLTDEDLGLANIILTNGARLYVDHAHPEYSSPEVTSPRDVVVWEKAGEEVMRSAAELAGRIPANGTIVLYKNNIDNKGASYGSHENYLMNRSVPFEQIVTHLTPFFASRQIVCGAGRVGQQQDGSVHAFQISQRADYFEVPVGLETTLKRPIINTRDEPHADARKYRRLHVIIGDANCSETSIYLKHGLASLVLSLVEAGQTVTDLTLENPVRALHQISYDPTLRTAVTLADGRTMTALELQGEYLTRSRDFVDRQGDADPQTLDVLDRWESVLTRLAQDPMDLATELDWVAKLALLERYRERDGLDWDHAKLHLVDLQYHDVRPERGLFHQLVRTGRMQRIVDPAEIEAAVQAPPTDTRAYFRGKCLQHFAADIAAASWDSVIFDLPGYASLQRVPTLEPLRGTQEHVGALFDSGPTATELFRALTTGG, encoded by the coding sequence ATGACGGTCCGCCGGGTCCAGGGCAGCGAGGTCGAGTACGGCATCGCGGTGCAGGGCCAGCCCCACGCCAACCCGATGGTCACCTCGACGCACGTCGTCAACGCGTACGCCGCGGCGCACGACCTGACGCGGCGCGCCCGCTGGGACTTCGAGGAGGAGAGTCCGCTGCGCGACGCGCGCGGTTTCGACCTGAGTCGCGGCGACGCCGACCCGTCGCAGCTGACCGACGAGGACCTCGGGCTCGCCAACATCATCCTCACCAACGGGGCGCGGCTCTACGTCGACCACGCCCACCCGGAGTACTCCAGCCCGGAGGTCACGAGCCCCCGTGACGTCGTGGTCTGGGAGAAGGCCGGGGAGGAAGTCATGCGGTCCGCGGCGGAGCTCGCCGGACGCATCCCCGCGAACGGCACGATCGTGCTCTACAAGAACAACATCGACAACAAGGGCGCCTCGTACGGCTCGCACGAGAACTACCTGATGAACCGGTCGGTGCCGTTCGAGCAGATCGTCACGCACCTCACGCCGTTCTTCGCCTCCCGCCAGATCGTGTGCGGAGCCGGTCGGGTCGGCCAGCAGCAGGACGGCAGCGTCCACGCCTTCCAGATCAGCCAGCGCGCCGACTACTTCGAGGTGCCGGTCGGGCTGGAGACGACGTTGAAGCGGCCCATCATCAACACCCGCGACGAGCCGCACGCCGACGCCCGCAAGTACCGGCGCCTGCACGTCATCATCGGCGACGCCAACTGCTCCGAGACCTCGATCTACCTCAAGCACGGCCTGGCCTCGCTCGTGCTCTCCCTGGTCGAGGCGGGGCAGACCGTCACCGACCTGACGCTGGAGAACCCGGTACGGGCGCTCCACCAGATCTCCTACGACCCCACGCTGCGCACCGCCGTGACGCTCGCCGACGGCCGCACCATGACGGCACTGGAGCTGCAGGGGGAGTACCTCACCCGCTCGCGCGACTTCGTCGACCGCCAGGGCGACGCCGATCCGCAGACCCTCGACGTGCTCGACCGCTGGGAGAGCGTGCTGACCCGGCTCGCCCAGGATCCGATGGACCTCGCCACCGAGCTCGACTGGGTCGCGAAGCTGGCGCTGCTCGAGCGGTACCGCGAGCGCGACGGACTCGACTGGGACCACGCGAAGCTTCACCTGGTCGACCTGCAGTACCACGACGTCCGGCCCGAGCGGGGCCTGTTCCACCAGCTCGTGCGCACCGGTCGCATGCAACGCATCGTCGATCCCGCTGAGATCGAGGCCGCCGTCCAGGCGCCACCCACCGACACGCGCGCCTACTTCCGCGGCAAGTGCCTCCAGCACTTCGCCGCCGACATCGCCGCGGCCTCCTGGGACTCGGTCATCTTCGACCTGCCGGGCTACGCCTCCCTGCAGCGCGTGCCCACGCTCGAGCCGCTGCGGGGCACCCAGGAGCACGTCGGTGCGCTGTTCGACTCCGGCCCGACGGCGACCGAGCTGTTCCGGGCACTCACGACCGGCGGCTGA
- a CDS encoding ubiquitin-like protein Pup codes for MSEQQHRSNRPAKDDEQQVDAAPVDSEAKAKLDDDVDSILDEIDDVLEDNAEEFVRSFVQKGGQ; via the coding sequence ATGTCCGAGCAGCAGCACAGGAGCAACCGTCCGGCCAAGGACGACGAGCAGCAGGTCGACGCCGCCCCGGTCGACTCCGAGGCCAAGGCCAAGCTCGACGACGACGTCGACTCGATCCTCGACGAGATCGACGACGTGCTCGAGGATAACGCCGAGGAGTTCGTGCGCAGCTTCGTGCAGAAGGGCGGGCAGTGA
- the prcB gene encoding proteasome subunit beta, with amino-acid sequence MLPDAFRTAGSASFSEFLTQHAPDQLPGAGRDGAPLERTGALDGVTHGTTIVAATFPGGVVMAGDRRATMGNVIAQRDIQKVFQTDEYSCVGIAGTAGLAVEMTRLFQVELEHYEKIEGSVLSTEGKANRLATLIRGNLGMAMQGLAVVPLFAAYDLHLGVGRIFAFDVTGNRNEERTFHSVGSGSLFARGSLKKLYRDDLSERDTVTAAVQALYDAADDDSATGGPDLARRIFPMVAVITADGFRAYADDETAAIADQIVAARLTAPDGPSAPLI; translated from the coding sequence ATGCTGCCCGATGCCTTCCGCACGGCAGGATCGGCCTCGTTCTCGGAGTTCCTCACCCAGCACGCCCCGGACCAGCTGCCGGGTGCCGGACGGGACGGAGCACCCCTCGAGCGCACCGGTGCCCTCGACGGCGTCACGCACGGCACCACGATCGTCGCCGCGACGTTCCCCGGGGGCGTGGTCATGGCCGGCGACCGCCGCGCCACGATGGGCAACGTCATCGCGCAGCGTGACATCCAGAAGGTCTTCCAGACCGACGAGTACTCCTGCGTCGGCATCGCCGGCACCGCGGGCCTCGCGGTCGAGATGACGCGCCTGTTCCAGGTCGAGCTCGAGCACTACGAGAAGATCGAGGGCTCGGTGCTGTCCACCGAGGGCAAGGCCAACCGCCTCGCCACCTTGATCCGGGGCAACCTCGGGATGGCGATGCAGGGCCTCGCGGTCGTGCCGCTGTTCGCGGCCTACGACCTCCACCTCGGCGTCGGCCGCATCTTCGCGTTCGACGTCACGGGCAACCGCAACGAGGAGCGCACCTTCCACTCGGTCGGGTCGGGCTCGCTGTTCGCCCGCGGCTCGCTCAAGAAGCTGTACCGCGACGACCTGTCTGAGCGTGACACCGTCACCGCCGCCGTCCAGGCGCTGTACGACGCGGCCGACGACGACTCGGCCACCGGCGGGCCCGACCTGGCTCGACGCATCTTCCCGATGGTCGCCGTCATCACCGCCGACGGCTTCCGGGCGTACGCAGACGACGAGACCGCGGCGATCGCCGACCAGATCGTCGCCGCCCGACTCACCGCGCCGGACGGCCCGTCCGCGCCGCTGATCTGA
- the prcA gene encoding proteasome subunit alpha, protein MTQQFYVSPEQLMKDRADFARKGIARGRSVTVVQYAGGIVFVAENPSQALHKISEIYDRIGFAAVGRYNEFENLRIAGVRLADLRGYSYDRRDVTARGLANAYAQTLGTIFSSGGEKPYEVELFVAELGTESSGDQIYRLTYDGSVADVRGWGVMGGTTEPVEQWFTDHFTADLDLGSALRLARTALGHDDAAPREVPAESLEVAVLDRSRGQLRKFKRLTDATVAELLEG, encoded by the coding sequence ATGACCCAGCAGTTCTACGTCTCGCCCGAGCAGCTCATGAAGGACCGGGCCGACTTCGCCCGCAAGGGCATCGCCCGTGGCCGGTCCGTCACCGTGGTCCAGTACGCCGGCGGCATCGTGTTCGTCGCGGAGAACCCGTCGCAGGCGCTGCACAAGATCAGCGAGATCTACGACCGCATCGGGTTCGCCGCGGTGGGCCGGTACAACGAGTTCGAGAACCTGCGGATCGCGGGCGTGCGCCTGGCCGACCTGCGGGGGTACTCCTACGACCGTCGCGACGTCACCGCCCGGGGCCTGGCCAACGCGTACGCCCAGACCCTCGGCACGATCTTCTCCTCCGGGGGCGAGAAGCCGTACGAGGTCGAGCTGTTCGTGGCCGAGCTCGGCACGGAGTCGTCGGGCGACCAGATCTACCGCCTCACCTACGACGGTTCCGTGGCCGACGTGCGGGGCTGGGGCGTCATGGGCGGCACGACCGAACCGGTCGAGCAGTGGTTCACCGACCACTTCACGGCCGATCTCGACCTCGGGTCCGCGCTCCGGCTGGCCCGGACAGCCCTCGGCCACGACGACGCCGCGCCGCGCGAGGTGCCGGCCGAGTCGTTGGAGGTCGCGGTGCTCGACCGCTCACGCGGTCAGCTGCGCAAGTTCAAGCGTCTGACCGACGCCACCGTGGCCGAGCTGCTCGAGGGGTAA
- the pafA gene encoding Pup--protein ligase encodes MDRRIMGIENEYGVTCSFKGQRRLSPDEVARYLFRRVVSWGRSSNVFLRNGSRLYLDVGSHPEYATPECDDVAELVTHDKAGERILEGLMLDAQQRLRDDGIEGDIYLFKNNTDSAGNSYGCHENYLVTRSGEFSRMADVLIPFLVSRQIICGAGKVQQTSRGTIFSVSQRAEHIWEGVSSATTRSRPIINTRDEPHADAERFRRLHVIVGDSNMSETTTLLKVATTELVLRMIEAGVTMRDLTLDNPIRAIREISHDMTGRTKVLLANGRELSALEIQAEYFGKAAEFVDRQGLTDPVVHRALDLWERTIKAVESEDLSLVEREIDWVIKLRLLERYRTTHDLSWSDPRMAQLDLAYHDIRRDRGLYYLLERKGAVARVTRDLDVFRAKSVPPQTTRARLRGEFIKRAQERRRDFTVDWVHLKLNDQAQRTVLCKDPFRSEDDRVQRLIDGM; translated from the coding sequence ATGGACCGGCGCATCATGGGCATCGAGAACGAGTACGGCGTGACCTGCTCGTTCAAGGGCCAGCGCCGCCTGTCGCCCGATGAGGTCGCGCGCTACCTGTTCCGGCGCGTCGTCTCCTGGGGTCGCAGCAGCAACGTGTTCCTGCGCAACGGCTCGCGGCTCTACCTCGACGTCGGCAGCCACCCCGAGTACGCCACGCCCGAGTGCGACGACGTCGCCGAGCTCGTCACGCACGACAAGGCGGGGGAGCGCATCCTCGAGGGCCTGATGCTCGACGCGCAGCAGCGGCTGCGCGACGACGGCATCGAGGGCGACATCTACCTGTTCAAGAACAACACCGACTCCGCCGGCAACTCCTACGGCTGCCACGAGAACTACCTCGTGACCCGCAGTGGCGAGTTCAGCCGGATGGCGGACGTGCTGATCCCGTTCCTGGTCTCGCGGCAGATCATCTGCGGCGCGGGCAAGGTCCAGCAGACCAGCCGCGGCACGATCTTCTCGGTCAGCCAGCGCGCCGAGCACATCTGGGAGGGTGTCTCGAGCGCCACGACCCGCTCGCGTCCCATCATCAACACCCGCGACGAGCCGCATGCCGACGCCGAGCGGTTCCGTCGCCTGCACGTCATCGTCGGCGACTCCAACATGAGCGAGACCACCACGCTGCTCAAGGTCGCCACGACCGAGCTCGTCCTGCGCATGATCGAGGCCGGCGTCACGATGCGCGACCTCACGCTCGACAACCCGATCCGGGCCATCCGTGAGATCTCGCACGACATGACCGGGCGCACCAAGGTCCTGCTCGCCAACGGACGCGAGCTCTCCGCCCTGGAGATCCAGGCCGAGTACTTCGGCAAGGCCGCCGAGTTCGTCGACCGCCAGGGCCTCACCGACCCCGTCGTCCACCGTGCTCTCGACCTCTGGGAGCGCACCATCAAGGCCGTCGAGTCCGAGGACCTGTCGCTCGTCGAGCGTGAGATCGACTGGGTCATCAAGCTGCGGCTGCTGGAGCGCTACCGCACGACCCACGACCTCAGCTGGAGCGACCCACGCATGGCCCAGCTCGATCTGGCCTACCACGACATCAGGCGCGACCGCGGTCTCTACTACCTGCTGGAGCGCAAGGGGGCCGTCGCCCGGGTCACCCGGGACCTCGACGTCTTCCGCGCGAAGTCCGTTCCGCCGCAGACCACGCGGGCCAGGCTGCGCGGCGAGTTCATCAAGCGGGCCCAGGAGCGGCGCCGCGACTTCACGGTCGACTGGGTGCACCTCAAGCTCAACGACCAGGCCCAGCGCACCGTGCTGTGCAAGGACCCGTTCCGCTCGGAGGACGACCGCGTCCAGCGGCTCATCGACGGCATGTGA
- a CDS encoding FKBP-type peptidyl-prolyl cis-trans isomerase: protein MRRNTVLALSTVVVMAVVAALLIVLTRGGDDGISGVTVSDGDVPTITVDQPVEIESGDPEVSTLEEGDGRKVAEGDYFRANYIFADGEDGEQLESSYEPAAEGAPAASVVFEMTPTDEAASPSAPGLPGGLVDALADTTVGSTVLVALTAEDFFGADVYEQAEAQGGVDQLPYTKDQVLLFYLDIEDSIDTQADPAPKGDETDVPAGVPAPVVDGDGVASLDGSTATGPAADGVFPVITGDGDTVEADDFVYANYVGQIYPSGEVFDSSFERDEPSLFSLTGVIPCWTNELAGQTVGSRVVLTCTSESAYGAGGGAGGAIPPNSPLTFVVDIVATI from the coding sequence GTGCGCCGCAACACCGTTCTCGCCCTGTCCACCGTGGTGGTCATGGCGGTCGTCGCCGCCCTCCTGATCGTGCTCACCCGCGGTGGCGACGACGGCATCTCCGGGGTCACCGTCAGCGACGGCGACGTCCCGACGATCACGGTCGACCAGCCCGTGGAGATCGAGTCGGGCGACCCTGAGGTCTCGACCCTCGAGGAGGGCGACGGACGCAAGGTGGCCGAGGGCGACTACTTCCGGGCCAACTACATCTTCGCGGACGGCGAGGACGGCGAGCAGCTGGAGTCGTCCTACGAGCCGGCGGCCGAGGGCGCCCCCGCGGCGTCGGTCGTCTTCGAGATGACACCGACCGACGAGGCCGCGTCGCCGTCGGCACCCGGCCTGCCCGGCGGTCTCGTCGACGCGCTGGCCGACACCACGGTCGGCTCGACCGTGCTGGTCGCGCTCACGGCGGAGGACTTCTTCGGCGCCGACGTCTACGAGCAGGCCGAGGCCCAGGGCGGGGTCGACCAGCTGCCGTACACCAAGGACCAGGTCCTGCTGTTCTACCTCGACATCGAGGACTCGATCGACACGCAGGCCGACCCGGCGCCGAAGGGCGACGAGACCGACGTGCCCGCCGGGGTCCCGGCCCCGGTGGTCGACGGTGACGGTGTCGCGAGCCTGGACGGCTCGACGGCGACGGGCCCGGCTGCGGACGGTGTGTTCCCGGTCATCACCGGTGACGGCGACACCGTCGAGGCCGACGACTTCGTCTATGCCAACTACGTCGGCCAGATCTACCCGTCGGGCGAGGTCTTCGACTCCTCGTTCGAGCGCGACGAGCCGTCGCTGTTCTCCCTCACCGGGGTCATCCCGTGCTGGACCAACGAGCTCGCCGGCCAGACCGTCGGGTCCCGCGTCGTCCTGACCTGCACGTCCGAGAGCGCCTACGGCGCCGGTGGCGGGGCCGGCGGCGCCATCCCGCCGAACTCGCCGCTGACGTTCGTCGTCGACATCGTCGCCACCATCTGA
- a CDS encoding helix-turn-helix transcriptional regulator — protein MAERKSERLMNLIFLLLSTRQFLTKDQVRAAIEDYRDSGDEAFNRMFERDKGELRDLGIPLEIGSFDPLHEDMQGYRIPRDAAELPELELTAEESAVIGLAAQVWEHAGLAGQSSDALIKLKAAGVAIDTSAVPLAQPRIPAAEPAFDAVWEAVRAHQPIRFSYGRTGETPTERHLQPWGVLSWRGRWYVGGHDLDRGEPRLFRVSRILGEVRTAGPADSYSVPEGVSVRDLAASFTTNDPVGEAVLHVRRDRALPLRRHALAVTRLSDDHDEVVVGYRSTWELATSAASFAPHVVVVSPPEARTLAIEVLRSAAQANADDEAYA, from the coding sequence GTGGCCGAGCGCAAGTCCGAACGGTTGATGAACCTCATCTTCCTGCTGCTCTCCACGCGCCAGTTCCTGACCAAGGACCAGGTGCGGGCGGCGATCGAGGACTACCGCGACTCCGGCGACGAGGCCTTCAACCGGATGTTCGAGCGCGACAAGGGTGAGCTCCGCGACCTGGGGATCCCGCTCGAGATCGGGAGCTTCGACCCCCTCCACGAGGACATGCAGGGCTACCGCATCCCGCGCGATGCCGCCGAGCTGCCCGAGCTCGAGCTCACGGCCGAGGAGTCGGCCGTCATCGGCCTCGCGGCGCAGGTCTGGGAGCACGCCGGACTGGCGGGTCAGTCGAGTGATGCACTGATCAAGCTCAAGGCCGCGGGGGTGGCGATCGACACCAGTGCGGTGCCCCTGGCGCAGCCGCGCATCCCGGCCGCGGAGCCGGCGTTCGACGCCGTGTGGGAGGCCGTCCGGGCGCACCAGCCGATCCGGTTCTCCTACGGCCGCACCGGCGAGACCCCCACCGAGCGCCATCTCCAGCCGTGGGGCGTGCTGTCCTGGCGCGGCCGGTGGTACGTCGGCGGACACGACCTCGACCGCGGTGAGCCCCGACTCTTCCGGGTCTCCCGCATCCTCGGCGAGGTCCGCACGGCGGGTCCGGCCGACTCCTACAGCGTTCCCGAGGGCGTCTCGGTCCGTGACCTCGCGGCGTCCTTCACCACCAACGACCCCGTGGGCGAGGCCGTGCTCCACGTGCGTCGCGACCGCGCGCTCCCGCTGCGCCGGCACGCTCTGGCGGTCACGCGGCTCTCCGACGACCACGACGAGGTCGTCGTCGGGTACCGCTCGACGTGGGAGCTGGCCACCTCGGCCGCCTCCTTCGCTCCGCACGTCGTCGTGGTGTCCCCGCCCGAGGCCCGCACGCTCGCGATCGAGGTCCTGAGGTCGGCCGCGCAGGCCAACGCCGACGACGAGGCGTACGCATGA
- a CDS encoding helix-turn-helix transcriptional regulator has product MRPSARDVQRRLALVPYLQSKQGVSVDEVAREFNVKARVIRKDVEQLMMTGVGAHGGELIDIDLFAFEDDDRIYISNADFMTRPMRINGGEAAALIVALRALRDSAGDVHTDVVDSALTKLQGAVGGQTAESVAVVVEPVDHGVLGAVRRALGAGRRLEIVYTTASRDAVSTRQVDPIATFVRDGHEYLDAWCHSAGGQRFFRLDRIERAEVLDVSVEHQAVVPRRGDGGFFSSGEDSLQVELEIAPAARWIVEYYDATVVDDSHDVWRVSLLAGDEAWVRRLALRAGGSIRVLAPETIRTEVTDHVRSALAAYDGLTSATEEY; this is encoded by the coding sequence ATGAGGCCGTCCGCGCGCGACGTCCAGCGTCGCCTCGCGCTGGTGCCCTACCTCCAGAGCAAGCAGGGCGTGTCGGTCGACGAGGTCGCGCGCGAGTTCAACGTGAAGGCGCGAGTCATCCGCAAGGACGTCGAGCAGCTCATGATGACCGGTGTCGGCGCCCACGGCGGCGAGCTCATCGACATCGACCTGTTCGCGTTCGAGGACGACGACCGCATCTACATCTCGAACGCCGACTTCATGACACGGCCCATGCGGATCAACGGCGGTGAGGCCGCCGCGCTGATCGTCGCGCTTCGCGCACTGCGGGACTCGGCCGGAGACGTCCACACCGACGTCGTCGACTCGGCGCTGACCAAGCTGCAGGGCGCCGTCGGAGGGCAGACTGCCGAGTCCGTGGCCGTGGTCGTCGAGCCGGTCGACCACGGCGTGCTGGGCGCCGTGCGCCGGGCGCTCGGCGCCGGCCGCCGCCTCGAGATCGTCTACACCACGGCCTCACGCGATGCGGTCTCCACCCGGCAGGTCGACCCGATCGCGACGTTCGTGCGCGACGGCCACGAGTACCTGGACGCCTGGTGCCACTCGGCCGGCGGCCAGCGCTTCTTCCGCCTCGATCGGATCGAGCGGGCGGAGGTCCTCGACGTGTCGGTCGAGCACCAGGCCGTCGTGCCGCGACGCGGTGACGGCGGGTTCTTCAGCTCCGGCGAGGACAGTCTCCAGGTCGAGCTCGAGATCGCGCCGGCCGCCCGCTGGATCGTGGAGTACTACGACGCCACGGTCGTCGACGACTCCCACGACGTCTGGCGGGTCTCGCTCCTGGCCGGCGACGAGGCCTGGGTGCGGCGGCTGGCCCTGCGGGCCGGCGGCTCGATCCGTGTGCTGGCACCGGAAACCATCCGCACCGAGGTGACGGACCACGTCCGCTCAGCGCTGGCGGCGTACGATGGACTCACGTCCGCAACCGAGGAGTACTGA
- the tatA gene encoding Sec-independent protein translocase subunit TatA — protein sequence MFKGIGAPEILLILAVVLLFFGAAKLPELARGSGRALRIFKSEIKELEDDDKKRASDTEASSDTGFDTGSDADERRTRQVEITRVDGPDDKS from the coding sequence ATGTTCAAAGGTATCGGCGCCCCCGAGATCCTGCTGATCCTGGCGGTGGTGCTGCTGTTCTTCGGCGCCGCCAAGCTCCCCGAGCTCGCCCGCGGCTCCGGTCGCGCCCTGCGTATCTTCAAGTCGGAGATCAAGGAGCTCGAGGACGACGACAAGAAGCGCGCCAGTGACACGGAGGCGTCGTCCGACACGGGGTTCGACACCGGGTCCGACGCCGACGAGCGCCGGACGCGTCAGGTCGAGATCACGCGCGTCGACGGTCCCGACGACAAGTCCTGA